AGAATTTTGGAAGAGATTGGGGAGGATTAAGTTTCCTTTGCCTTCTTCATGCCGACTTCAACGCCTTTGGCTATGGCTTCTTGGAGAATTTGCTTTTGTCTAATTTCTTCGGCAAGTCTGTTATATTTGTGCCATTTATATATTCCCCAGAATCCTACTGGATATGCAATCAAAGCTGCTATGAGTGCAAAATATGCTAATTGAGGGGATTCATACATAATTATTACATTCAAAAACAGCGTGATACCACCAATTGAAATAAGAGATCCATACAGCAACTTATCAGCAAAGTTTTTTAGTACTCTATAGTTCTCTTCATTTAAAGGCTTCGCGTCCATTAGCCAAATCGTACTAATAAATGCTGCAAAGCCACCAATAATTCCCAAAACTTTTAAAACCATTTCCCTTCTCCCTCCGGATATTTATGTATTTCCCTTCTCCCGAAGGGTTAATATATAAGCTCTGCAACATCCATAATCAGGGGTATACAATGGGGGTTAGTGAGGAGATTAAGCTTCATCTTAAGCTTGCCGAGGAAGAGCTTGCCTCAGCCAATGCGCTCCTTGAGCTTGGGTATTATAGAGATGCCATAAGCAGGGCATATTATTCCATGTTCCATGCGGCGAAGGCTCTTCTTTTAACAAAAGGTATCAATCCAAAAAAGCATTCTGGAGTTGTCAAGATGTTTGGGCTGCATTTTGTGACGGAAGGCTTTGTTGAGGAGGTTTATGCCAAGGCTTTTAACCGCGCATTTGCCTTGAGATCGAGGGCTGACTATGACATCTACTATTCCCCAGTAAGTGAAGAAGCCAGAGAAATCGTTGAGAGTGCTGAGGCATTTTTAGAGAGAATTAAGAGCGCATTGGAGATGATTGATGATGAAGAAAAAAGCTCTTGAGGCTTTTTTAGAAGAGCTGAGGGATAAGTTTGGAGATAGAATTGAGGAAATTATTGTTTTTGGCTCCTATGCAAGAGGAGACTATGACGAAGAGAGTGACATTGATGTCCTTATAGTTGGTAATGTATTGTTTGATGATGTTGTGGATATCTCAACAAAAGTGCTCCTTAAGTATGGTGAGCTTATAAGCCCAATAGTAATTAGTCCTGAAGAGTTTAGAAGGAGGAATGATTCATTCATACGAACTGTTAAGAGGGAAGGAATAAAGGTTTAGGTCTCTTTTGCCTTCTTCATGCTGATTTCAACGCCTTTAACAATTGCTTCTTCTGTATTCGCTTTTGCTAACATCTTTGGCGAGTCCACCGAAGAGTTAATATATCCCTATCCGAGAACTCTAAAGTGGTGAGAAGGATGGGTATTATTGTTGAGGCTGTTTATGAGAACGGTGTTTTTAAGCCATTAAAAAAAGTGAACATCCCCGAAAAGGCAAGAGTTAAGATTAGAATTGAGATTTTTGGCATGCTGAAAGATTGGAAAGCTGATGCGCAGGAGATAAAGGATGAGCTGAGGGAAGTGCATGGCTAAGTACTTTGCTGATACTTACGCACTGATCGAGATTTTAAAGGGTAATCCAAATTATCGGAAGTATTCTGCCGAAGAGCTCTACACCACGGAGTTTAACTTGTTAGAACTTTCTTATGCTCTTGTCAGGGATTTTGGATATGAAAAGGCAGAAGAAGTACTTAAAATTGTGAGAAGTGCAGTTAACGTTGTTTCTCCTTCTCTTTGTCATTATGTTCTTGCTTCAGATATGAGAATTAGAGAAAAGAAGAAAGGGAAAAAGCTTTCTTTAGTAGATTGTCTTGGTTATGTTGTGGCAAAGAGCTTAGGAATGAAGTTTCTAACGGGAGATAGGGAATTTAAGGAAATGGAGAATGTTGAGTTCGTAAAATAGCTAAGTTTCTTTTGCTTTCAGCCCTTTAGCCATTGACTCGCCGAGCTTTTCACCTACCTTCTCTGCGAGCTTTTCGAGCATTTCCTCCTGTTCGAAGCGCTTGAGACGGCGGTAGGTAATCACAGTTGTGATTATAAGAGTTGCAGCCGTGACGGGACTTAATATTATTGCCCAGCTGTTTGTTTGGTAAAACTCTGCAAAATACTCAGGATCTGAATACAAGAGGGTTAATCCAAGAAATAGCGCTAATAACAAGCCTAAGCTCACTCTAAAGTCGTCTTCAGCAACGTTTTTACTCGGTGGACTTCTGAAGAGTACCAGCAAAAAGCCTATAACTCCTAACATTTCCGTGAACATTAATATTAATCCTCCAATGCCTCCAACGCTTATTTCCCTTCTCCCGAAGGGTTAATATATGGGGTGAGGGCGTCAGCCCCCAATAGATGAGAAAAAAGTGGGGCAAAATGCATTACACTTAATCTTTCGGAAAACATTGAGGTAGGTATTTTGCACATCTTCTGTTTGAGGGTAGAAGTAATGTGAAGTCGTTGAGTCCACAGAGTGGTTTTGGTTGGTGTTCTCTCTTCTTTGTACCTAAAGGCGCTTATTTGAGTTGAAACACATGCAATAGCTGAGTGAGTGAAGGAAGTTTACTCAAACAGCTAAATCTTGTAGGGTAACGTACGAATTTTGATCAAACTTTCCCAAAGTTTGCTACCGAAGGATTAATATATTTCCCTCATTTATCTCTCATTTTGGTGGACATCAATGGACAAGTTTATACTTTCTCTCGATGAAGGAACTACGAGTGCAAGGGCGATAATCTTCGACAGGGAAAGTAACATCTTGGGGGTTGGGCAGTATGAGTTTCCCCAGTATTACCCAAAGCCGGGATGGGTTGAGCATAATCCTGAAGAAATCTGGAATGCCCAGATTAGGGCCATAAAAACAGCTTTAAAAAATGCCAAAATTACTCCAGAGCAGATAGCGGCAATTGGAGTAACAAATCAGAGGGAAACAACGATAATCTGGGACAAAAGTGGAAAGCCCGTTTACAACGCTATTGTCTGGCAGTGCAGAAGAACCGCGGAGATGATTGAAGACATTAAGCGAAATTATGGAGAGATGATAAAGGAAAAAACCGGTTTAGTTCCAGATGCATACTTCTCGGCATCAAAGATAAAGTGGCTCCTTGACAACGTTCCGGGTTTAAGAGAAAAAGCTCAGAAAGGGGAGGTAATGTTTGGGACAATTGACACTTTCTTGATTTACAAGCTCACAGGGAAGCATGTTACTGACTATTCAAATGCCTCAAGAACTATGCTCTTCAACATCAAGAAGCTTGAGTGGGATGAGGAGCTTTTGGAAATCTTCGGAATTCCAGATGCAATTCTGCCCGAGGTTAAGGAATCGAGTGAGATTTATGGTTATACTAAAAAAGAGCTGTTTGGTGTTGAGATTCCAGTAAGCGGAGATGCTGGGGACCAGCAGGCAGCTCTTTTCGGTCAGGCATGTTTTGATGAAGGTATGGTGAAAGCAACATATGGCACTGGGAACTTTATACTCGTCAATACAGGTGATAAAATAAAGTATTCCCAAAACCTTCTCACGACCATAGCCTGGGGATTGAATGGAAAAATCAGCTATGCCCTTGAGGGAAGCGTTTTCATAACAGGTGCAGCTGTCCAGTGGCTTAGGGATGGGTTAAAAATTATCAATAGTGCAGCTGAAACTGAGGAACTTGCATCAAAGTTGGCATCAAATGATGGGGTTTACTTTGTGCCAGCCTTTGTCGGTCTCGGTGCTCCTTACTGGGATCAGTTTGCGAGGGGTTTGATAATTGGTATAACAAGAGGCACTACAAGGGAGCACTTTGCGAGGGCTACGCTTGAGGCGATAGCATATCTCACGAAGGATGTAATAGATGAGATGGAAAAGGAAGTTCCAATCAAGGAGCTTAGGGTTGATGGGGGAGCAACCAAGAACAACTTCCTCATGCAGTTCCAAGCTGATATCTTGGGAAAGACAGTCATAAGACCTGTTGTTCAAGAGACAACCGCTTTGGGGGCTGCATATCTGGCTGGTTTGGCGGTGGACTACTGGGAAAGCTTGGAGGAAATTGGGGAACTTTGGAAAGTTGAAAAAGTGTTTGAGCCGAAGATGAGCGAGAAAGAGAGGAAAAAGCTCTACAAAGGTTGGAAAGAGGCAGTAAAGAGAGCCTTAGGGTGGGCGAGGATTCTGGGAGTCTAAATTCCAAATAGTTTAAATTTTTTAATTTTAGGACGTCGTTGAAACTATTTTCACATTTAGAGCCTGTTTGAAGCAGAAAATATTTAAATTAATTCAATCTAAACTCTAAGATCCTTAACTAAAAGCCATGGAGGGGTATTCATGAAGACAAAAGTCGCTATTATCGGTGCGGGGATTGTTGGTGCGAGCATTGCCAGAGTTCTCAGCAAGTATGAGAACCTTGAGGTTCATCTCATTGAGAAGGAAGCTGATGTTGGATGGGGAGTTAGCAAGGCAAATACAGCTTTAATCCATGGAGGTTACGACGATGACCCAGACAAATACCCAGTGAGGGCAAAGCTGTGCATAAAAGGAAATCGCTTATGGCACCAATGGGTTAAGGAGCTTGAGATTCCCCACATATGGAATGGGGCATTGATTGTTGCCCTTAAAGATGAAGACTTTGATGAGCTTGAGCGGCTGTTAGAGAGAGGACAGAGAAATGGCGTTCCAGAGATGAGGATAATTGATAGAGAGGAACTGTTTCATCTCGAACCAAATGTAAATCCAAACGCCTTGGGCGCTCTTTATGTTCCAATAGTTGGTCAGATAGGGCCAATACCAGCTGTAATTGCAATTGTTGAGAATGCTGTTGCCAACGGGGTAAAGGTTCACTTAGAGACGGAAGTTAGAGGAATAAAAGTAGAGAATGGGGAAGTTAAAGGGGTTGAGACAAACAATGGCTTCATTGAAGCTGATATTGTAATAAATGCTGCTGGTCTCTATGCTGATGAAATATCAAAGATGGCTGGAATTGATTACTTCGAAATTCACCCGAGAAAAGGTGAATACTGGATTTTTGATGAAGGAATTCCCGGCCCAAATCATGTTCTCTTTCCAACACCGACTCCAATAAGCAAAGGTGTCGTTGTTACAACTGAAATTTCTGGTCATCTAATGATTGGGCCAAACGCTCAAGATCTGCCTAAGGACTACAAGGAGAACACAAGCACGACGAGGGAGGGTCTTGAGGAAGTTTGGCAAAAAGCTCAGGAAATCTGGCCAAATTTGCCTCCGAGATGGAAGGTCATCAGGACTTTTGCTGGGTTAAGACCCGAACCAACGGGAGGGGACTTTATAATTAAGGCTGAGGAAGAGGTTCAAGGCTTCATAAATGTTGCCGGAATCAGGTCGCCTGGCTTAACTTCAGCCCCGGCAATCGGATACGAAGTTAGGGACATCATTGAGAGGGATTTGGGGATCAGGCTTGAGGAAAAGGAGAAGTGGAACCCATATCGCAGAGAAATCACTCACTTCTTCATGCTTCAGCCTAATCAAATTAATGAACTTGTAAAGAAGAACCCAGCTTATGGCAGAATCGTCTGCCGCTGTAACAAAGTTAGCGAAGGGGATGTTTTAGAGGCAGTTGAGAGGATGAAGTTCATTGGGGTTAGAACGCCAAGTGTTGATTCGGTTAAGTTCAGAACAAAAGCCACAACAGGAACTTGTCAGGGATCATTCTGTAAGGTAGTGATAATCAATCTGCTTGCTAAAGAATACGGTATTCCTCCGTGGAAGGTTACCCTCAAGGGCAAAGGCAGTGAAATTGGTATTGGGGATGTTAAAGTGCTTCTTAGGGGTGAGGCACAATGAATTCAACCATGCTCCAGTATGATGTTGTCGTTATCGGTGGTGGTCCAGCGGGTTTAGCGGCTGCCGTTAAAGCTAAAGAGTATGGATTAAGTGTTCTTCTCCTCGATGAGAACGATTATCTGGGCGGAATTTTGCCGCAGTGCATTCATCCAGGCTTTGGAATTCACTATTTCAGGGAAGAGCTTACTGGACCGGAGTTTTCCCACAGATTCGTGCAGAGGGTTGAAGATCTTAAGATTGACTACTTTGTAAAGGCAAGGGTTCTTGAGATTAAGAACTATTCAGACTTGGAAAAGGTCGTTGTATTTACATCTCCTAAGGGTGTTTTTGAGGTGTGGACTAAGGCAATCATCTATGCCACTGGAGCAAGAGAGAGGCATGCATTTGAGATTGGCATTGTTGGGGATAGAGTGGCCGGGATTTACACAGCTGGAGAAGCTCAGACGCTCATGGACATTTATGGTGTCATGCCGGGAAAAGAAGTTGTGATAGTTGGCTCTGGAGATGTTGGCTTGATAATGGCTCGCCGCTTTGCACTTGAAGGAGCAAAAGTCAAGGCAGTGATTGAGCTGATGCCCTATCCTGGGGGTTTGGCGAGAAATGTGATGATTCTGAGGGATTTCAACATTCCACTATACTTGAGCCATAAAGTTGTTGAGGTCAGAGGAAAGAAGAGGGTTGAGAAAGTCAAGGTCGTGAAGGTTGATGAAAACCTAAGGGAAATTCCAGGAACTGAGTTCTGGATTGATTGTGATACTGTTGTGATTTCAGCTGGTTTGATTCCACAAGTGAAGCTCTTAACGGAGATAGGTGTTGAAATAGACCCAACCACCGGAGGTCCTGTGGTCAATGATCTCTTAGAGACCACAGTTCCTGGAATATTTGTGGCAGGAAACTCCTTGCTGATAAATGACCTGGTGGATTATGTCGCTGAGCAAGGTGAATTAGCTGCCTATGGAGCAAAGCTGTTCATTGAAAACGGGGGAATTCCAGCTGAAAAGTGGATAAAGCTTGAAAAGGGGAACAACGTCCGCTTAGCTGTTCCTCACTACTTAAGCGGCAAGAGAGATGTTTACATTTATGCAAGAGTCAGAAAGCCAATGGAGAATGTTGTACTTAACTTTCCAGAGATTGACAAGAAGATAAGGCTGCCTGTTGTAAGGCCCGCAGAGATGCTCAGAATTAGGCTTAGGAAAGAGGAGATAGCGAAAGCTAATGACAAGATTACAATGGAGGTGGTTCAGCAATGACCGTTTATAAGTTTACGTGCATCATCTGCCCGCTTAGCTGTGATATTGAAGTGAAGGTAGAGAACGGGGAGATTAAGGAAATCAAAGGCTACACATGTCCAAGAGGAAAAGAATGGGCTATCGAGGAGATTAAAAATCCCAAACGTGTAGTTATGAGCGTAATTAAAGTCAAGAACGGCAATATGCCAACGGTTTCCGTCAAAACTACCAAGCCAATTCCGAAAACAAAGATTCCTGAACTCATGAAGCTTTTGGCAGAGATTGAAGTTGAAGCACCGATAAAAGTTGGACAGATACTTCTTGAAAATCCTCTCGGCTTGGATACAAAGATAGTTGCGACAAGGGAGGTTGAGAGGGCTTAGCCCTCCTTTTACTCCAGTGATGTTTATTTAGTCCCAACAAAATGGACAAAAGTACCTGTGCCCTTACTTCTTTATCCTTTTAAGCTCTTCGGCCCATTTTGGAGGGTTATATTCATAGGAGAATTTTATCATATAGTCTCCTGTTGCATCTATGGTTTCATTGGAATATAAGTATGTTATCTTTGCATTGCTTTTCATTTTCAGCAGCAGTGGCTTTCCGTCCTTGTCTACTAAGAGAACGCCAGCTATGCTTTCCCTCACGAGCTTCCTCATAACGTTCATGTATTCCTGAACTTCACTTGCATTGCCGGGATATGACTGCAATATGCTTGGTGTTGAAATGTATTGCCTGTATAGAACAAATTTAATCTCATACCTGTCCCCTTTTTTTGTTATCTCTGTGATGTTTGCTTTTGAGAGCAAATCCTTAACATTGAGGATTTCATCCCTGCTCTCGATAAATTTATTGAGTACTTGGTCTCTGGGTAGATCCGGATAATACTGCTCATACGCCCTGTAAATGTCATTGATTGTGAATGCCCATGCTCCACTGGTTTCCTTTCCGTTCTCATTGGTTTCCATCTTTACATAGTTTTTTGATCCGTCGAAATATTGCAGCATTTTTGTCCTTTGAAATTGACCATTGGAGTACGTTGCATTTATCTCTAACAGCTCAAAGAACTGCTTTTCTTGTCTGTTTATGCCCGAGTATATATAAACCACCCTTGTCAGCGATGGGTATCTCATTATCATCTTTTTCTCATATGTGTATGTATCAACACTGTCAATTGCCTGTAAAATTGTTTCTTTGGTTGGTGGCTTTGAACCTTGGAGGCATCCTGAAAAACTCATGATCAAAATGACTGCAACAAGCAGCCCGAGCACTTTCTTCATTTTTTCTCAACCTCATAAACCCATTCCGGAAGCTGGTATTTATAGGTGACGGTTACGTTGTATTCAACATAGCCTTCAACAGTTATATTTGTGATTAAATAAGTTTCAATAGTATGCTTCTTGATCTCAAATTTTAGAGGTAGAGATTCATTATTAACCCACACAATGCCCGTTATGTTCTCTTTAACGTTTCTTCTCAGCGTATTTATGTAATCTCGTATTGCTTCGGAATTTTCTGCATTTGTGTTCAGAAATGTTGGGGCTTTCTCGTAGTATCTGACAAGCTTAAATGTAATTTTGTACAACGCTCCGTCCTTTTCTATTGATGTAATAGTGGCATTTTCCAGTATCTTTCTCAAATGAGCAAGTGCATTTCTGGTTTTTATTGTCCTTTCAATGAACTCCTCTCTGTTTATGTTTTTGGAGTACTTGCTCATGTTTTTGTAAATTTCCTCAATTGGAATTTTTCCTGTTCCGGTGCTATTTCTTTTTGAATCTTCAACTTTGAAATAAACATATGAACCATCAAAGTACTGCCACAGCTTAAAGGTGTCATTTCCAATTGTTGTTTTGATGGACTCAAAAAATTGAAGTGATTTTCTATCTATTCCAACAACACCGTAGATATTGTAAGTAGTTCTGTTTTGAATGAGTCTTTTCTCGCTAAGCTCATAGGTATAAGCATTGATGCTATCAAGTGCACTTAGAATTGAACTCTTTGTTGGTTGTTGGGTTTGTTGGATGCAACCAGAAACAATGGCAAGTACCAACAAGCTCACTAAGATAAGAACAGCAAGTCCTTTCTTCATTTTCTCACCAAAATATATTAAACTGTAGAGTTTGATAAAACTTTTGCTGGGCAAAAGTAAAAGTTAAAGGATCTCAAACTTCTGAAGGAATATCCTAAGGTCTGTCTTAAAAGGCTCCTGAACCTTGGTTATTTCTTCTTCTAAGAGATTTCTAAATTCCCTTTCATCAGCAGCCTTTTCTTTTAGTTTGTTGACAGTTTCATTCAGCCTGTCATAGTATTCCACATAAGGTCTTGCTTCAAACAGCGCTTTTTCAATTTTCTTTTCAAGTCCCTCCATATCTCCTTCCTCCCACAAACCAGTACCACCACTGCTTTTCTAAGTCTTCCTTCTGTCCAAGCATTATAAAATATCTAATTAACGCCAAGTTCAGGAAGAGCAACATTATAACAAGTATGTAATACGACGGAACCGCTATTGCAAGGAATGCATAGTAATCCCAGATGAAATGCAGTAAAATCGCCAGTGCAAAATAGTTGGTTACGCTGTGAATTTTGCCCTCTGCTTTAAGCCCGTATCCGACGCCAACTATAGCACTCCATGTTGCGTGAGCGATTGGTGTTAGGAATGCCCTTGTTATAGTAGTTCCAACCCCATAACCGAGACCGTATAATAAATTCTCGGTAGCTGCAAAGCCCAATCCCGCAGCAACACCGTAAACAACACCGTCCATTATGCCATCCATCTGACCTGCTTTGTAGGGCCATCTGATTGCAAGAGCTTTTGCAGGTTCTTCTACAATACCTGCAGTCAAAGCCAGATAGAATGCTGTAGCTGGGAAGATAGTGTAGCCAAAATTTACCTTTCCTGGAGTCAAAATACTCTCAATTATGAAGGCGACTATAACTGAAAGCGTGCCTCCGAGTATGAATGTCCCTATCACGTATCTCTTTGGTTCCGGTTCAAATTTATCCTCGTGATAGAAGTACCATAACAACGCCAATGCCGGGGCATAGGCAAAAAAGATTATTGTACTCAGCACATCCATGCTATCACCGAATTGAGTTCTGCTTTTAAGCTCTTAAATTTTCCTGAGAACTCCTCTAAGCTGCTTCATGGTACTGAAGTTTAAGAGTTCATCTTCAATTGGCACAACAACTTCTGCATCCTCGATGTTGAATTCCAAAAGAAATGGGGAAACAATCTCCCTTAGAATGTCATTTCCATATGCCCAGGGCGTAAAAGCCGGTAGAACGATGAGTTCATCACTCAGCAAGAAGATAGGAACTTTAACCAGTGCTCCAACTTCATCCCTAAGCCTGATTGCGGGATGTTCATGTCCTATTATGAACTTGTTTCCCCCAACAAGCTTGTGTCCGTGAACTATTTTCCATCCGCTGATTTCAAGCTCATCAATAACTTCAACTCCCGATTCCTTAATCCACGCTATTCCAACATCATGATTGCCTTTGACGACAACAATCTCATTTACGAGCGGGGAAATTTCCTCAAAAAAATCCTTTAACTCGAGCTTCTCCCTTCTAAATGGGATGAAGGAATGCTTTAAATCACCGTTTATAATTAGTCTTTTTGGTCTCTCTTTTTGAAGCATAATTTTTAAGGAGCTCATCATTTCATGGAATGCTTTTGGCAGGTATGCTCCCTCTCTAGCCAAGCTTTCTTCATACCCTAAATGCAAATCGGTGATAATGATGTTGTTCCCAATTTTCAGTGCCTTATTTGGGAGAGGCTGGGGTCTCATGGTAAACAATAGATTGCTTCGATTTTTAAACCTATTGAATTTTGTTAGGTGAGCAAAACATTTTTAAGTTCGAACTCTGAATTAGTATCAGGTGGAGAATTTGGCATACATTGGGTTTGCAAGGACGAATTTTGGTCCTTATGAAACGTATGAAAGGATCCTCGAAGAACTTAGAAAAAGAGGATTCAACATTTCGTTTTCCAAGCATCATTGGATGGGGGATGCTCCGTTTGGCCTGATAATTGCAGATAGCGATAAAGGAAAAATAGCAGTTAGATGGTCGCTGGGAAAGGAGTTTGAGCTTAAACTGGAAGAAGTAAGCGATGAAGATTGGGATGAATTCATTGAAGATACCCTTGAATACCTAAGTGGAGATTAATCATTTTAACTTTCTTTCTTGCTTAATCCTCTCAATTACATCAAATAAGCTCCATAAGTCTCTAATTACATGCAAATGGGGGATTTGAGCTAAGATTTCCTCCTTTACGTATTTTGCTGTTGGTGGAAAATAATACCACACATACTCTGTGTTCTCGTCTCCTCTGCCT
Above is a genomic segment from Thermococcus sp. SY098 containing:
- a CDS encoding HEPN domain-containing protein, whose protein sequence is MGVSEEIKLHLKLAEEELASANALLELGYYRDAISRAYYSMFHAAKALLLTKGINPKKHSGVVKMFGLHFVTEGFVEEVYAKAFNRAFALRSRADYDIYYSPVSEEAREIVESAEAFLERIKSALEMIDDEEKSS
- a CDS encoding nucleotidyltransferase domain-containing protein, coding for MMKKKALEAFLEELRDKFGDRIEEIIVFGSYARGDYDEESDIDVLIVGNVLFDDVVDISTKVLLKYGELISPIVISPEEFRRRNDSFIRTVKREGIKV
- a CDS encoding antitoxin family protein, whose product is MGIIVEAVYENGVFKPLKKVNIPEKARVKIRIEIFGMLKDWKADAQEIKDELREVHG
- a CDS encoding PIN domain-containing protein, with product MAKYFADTYALIEILKGNPNYRKYSAEELYTTEFNLLELSYALVRDFGYEKAEEVLKIVRSAVNVVSPSLCHYVLASDMRIREKKKGKKLSLVDCLGYVVAKSLGMKFLTGDREFKEMENVEFVK
- the glpK gene encoding glycerol kinase GlpK — its product is MDKFILSLDEGTTSARAIIFDRESNILGVGQYEFPQYYPKPGWVEHNPEEIWNAQIRAIKTALKNAKITPEQIAAIGVTNQRETTIIWDKSGKPVYNAIVWQCRRTAEMIEDIKRNYGEMIKEKTGLVPDAYFSASKIKWLLDNVPGLREKAQKGEVMFGTIDTFLIYKLTGKHVTDYSNASRTMLFNIKKLEWDEELLEIFGIPDAILPEVKESSEIYGYTKKELFGVEIPVSGDAGDQQAALFGQACFDEGMVKATYGTGNFILVNTGDKIKYSQNLLTTIAWGLNGKISYALEGSVFITGAAVQWLRDGLKIINSAAETEELASKLASNDGVYFVPAFVGLGAPYWDQFARGLIIGITRGTTREHFARATLEAIAYLTKDVIDEMEKEVPIKELRVDGGATKNNFLMQFQADILGKTVIRPVVQETTALGAAYLAGLAVDYWESLEEIGELWKVEKVFEPKMSEKERKKLYKGWKEAVKRALGWARILGV
- a CDS encoding NAD(P)/FAD-dependent oxidoreductase, whose protein sequence is MKTKVAIIGAGIVGASIARVLSKYENLEVHLIEKEADVGWGVSKANTALIHGGYDDDPDKYPVRAKLCIKGNRLWHQWVKELEIPHIWNGALIVALKDEDFDELERLLERGQRNGVPEMRIIDREELFHLEPNVNPNALGALYVPIVGQIGPIPAVIAIVENAVANGVKVHLETEVRGIKVENGEVKGVETNNGFIEADIVINAAGLYADEISKMAGIDYFEIHPRKGEYWIFDEGIPGPNHVLFPTPTPISKGVVVTTEISGHLMIGPNAQDLPKDYKENTSTTREGLEEVWQKAQEIWPNLPPRWKVIRTFAGLRPEPTGGDFIIKAEEEVQGFINVAGIRSPGLTSAPAIGYEVRDIIERDLGIRLEEKEKWNPYRREITHFFMLQPNQINELVKKNPAYGRIVCRCNKVSEGDVLEAVERMKFIGVRTPSVDSVKFRTKATTGTCQGSFCKVVIINLLAKEYGIPPWKVTLKGKGSEIGIGDVKVLLRGEAQ
- a CDS encoding NAD(P)/FAD-dependent oxidoreductase, with the translated sequence MNSTMLQYDVVVIGGGPAGLAAAVKAKEYGLSVLLLDENDYLGGILPQCIHPGFGIHYFREELTGPEFSHRFVQRVEDLKIDYFVKARVLEIKNYSDLEKVVVFTSPKGVFEVWTKAIIYATGARERHAFEIGIVGDRVAGIYTAGEAQTLMDIYGVMPGKEVVIVGSGDVGLIMARRFALEGAKVKAVIELMPYPGGLARNVMILRDFNIPLYLSHKVVEVRGKKRVEKVKVVKVDENLREIPGTEFWIDCDTVVISAGLIPQVKLLTEIGVEIDPTTGGPVVNDLLETTVPGIFVAGNSLLINDLVDYVAEQGELAAYGAKLFIENGGIPAEKWIKLEKGNNVRLAVPHYLSGKRDVYIYARVRKPMENVVLNFPEIDKKIRLPVVRPAEMLRIRLRKEEIAKANDKITMEVVQQ
- a CDS encoding DUF1667 domain-containing protein; its protein translation is MTVYKFTCIICPLSCDIEVKVENGEIKEIKGYTCPRGKEWAIEEIKNPKRVVMSVIKVKNGNMPTVSVKTTKPIPKTKIPELMKLLAEIEVEAPIKVGQILLENPLGLDTKIVATREVERA
- a CDS encoding PrsW family intramembrane metalloprotease, whose amino-acid sequence is MDVLSTIIFFAYAPALALLWYFYHEDKFEPEPKRYVIGTFILGGTLSVIVAFIIESILTPGKVNFGYTIFPATAFYLALTAGIVEEPAKALAIRWPYKAGQMDGIMDGVVYGVAAGLGFAATENLLYGLGYGVGTTITRAFLTPIAHATWSAIVGVGYGLKAEGKIHSVTNYFALAILLHFIWDYYAFLAIAVPSYYILVIMLLFLNLALIRYFIMLGQKEDLEKQWWYWFVGGRRYGGT
- a CDS encoding metallophosphoesterase, giving the protein MRPQPLPNKALKIGNNIIITDLHLGYEESLAREGAYLPKAFHEMMSSLKIMLQKERPKRLIINGDLKHSFIPFRREKLELKDFFEEISPLVNEIVVVKGNHDVGIAWIKESGVEVIDELEISGWKIVHGHKLVGGNKFIIGHEHPAIRLRDEVGALVKVPIFLLSDELIVLPAFTPWAYGNDILREIVSPFLLEFNIEDAEVVVPIEDELLNFSTMKQLRGVLRKI